In the genome of Electrophorus electricus isolate fEleEle1 chromosome 21, fEleEle1.pri, whole genome shotgun sequence, the window GGTAACCCTCATTTCATCCCTTACATCTCAGATGAAACCTCAACAGAGCCACACGAGTATAggcattaaaacaaatgtgcagCCACCACGCTCCGTTAGGAGGCCATTTTGGCAATTCTTCCCTGAGAACAGCTGAATTACCAATAATGGAAAATTAGCAATTTAAAAAGGAGGTCATAAGTATTTTGTAGGACACGCAATAAGGATGAGAACCATATTCCTCCCAACTTGTTCAGCACCTTCCAGTGGGCCTGCATACCTTATCGCGTAAGGATCATCCATCTTGGGTTGGTCAAAAAGGTGGCTGTTGCACAGTTTCACGCCATCTACCACTTTACTCTTGAAGAGTTGAATGTCCTTGTCGTATCTGTTTaggaaaatgtaataaaagtaaTTAATCCAAATTAGATCAGATTAAACCGAAACCACAGACGGCAGCACTGCCCCACAATGCCAATCATGCAGCCAAACCGCCCAGAAACGGGTAGCAGGATAAATATGCAGAATTAAACCAATGTTTAACCAGGGCATTCTTGCTCATCCCATCACCATagttggtaaaaaaaaaaaaaaaaacataaataagagGTTTTAAAAGTCTGGATTGCATGCATCCTTTTCCCCCTCCAACCAAGACAATTAATCCAGGATCTCTTTACAAATACCACACATCCTTACAGAACGGCAGCCTCTGGGTTGAGCGGTTCCATGGTGTTAATCTTGTAGAAGACCGTGCGTGCATACATTAGCACCTGCCAGATGTGGTTATGATTCCGCCTGCAGGATGGTGAGACACGGTGaactctacacacacgcactttacAGCTACATTACAGTGACTGGTCAGTCAAAGCATGCAAATAACGTACGAGTCTAAAGGAATGCAGGACTCGGGTGGAGAACAGTGCCTGCTCTTAGACCAACAAAGGCCTCATTATAGCTGCATCAAAGGCTGGTAACAGGGAGGCCATTCTCCATACAAGTGGTTAATGTTATTACTGCtgtgcaataaatacatttcaaaaagaTGTAAAGATCTGTCTGGATTACAAAAGACACTTTGTGCTGCATCATGACTTGGAAAACTGACCCTCAATaatgaactattaatattatttatatcaTTGTACATCATTTTACTTAAGAAAATCCTTTGTCCATATCAAATACCGTATCAAACCACATCTCATCTTGAGTGTGTAAGACAGGACCCCATGACGGCACCACCCGGGAGTGCTTTTCCGCAGACATCATGGAGCATCTTATTAAACTGAAGGATGGATGCATGATGCAAAAGTACAGGGAGATACTGCAAGACAACTTGCTACTGCTCGACAACACAGCAAAGCTTGGAAGAAACGCCACTACATGAGGACAACAATCCCAAGCACGAGGTCAAAGCGCCACGAGAGTGGTCAAAAGAGACAGATGAACGCTCCACAACCACCAAGTGAAAAGTCCGGAAATCAACTCTGCTGTAGCACCGTTTGAAAATTCTATCCAACCTGAACTGCCAGGAGCAAACCTGAAGAACAATCACTCCAATAGTGTGCAAAGTTAGTAAAAACTGACACCAGCAAACTTAAAGCAGTTATTGTAGCAAAAGGTGGCTCAACCAAGGATTAGtgttgaatacattttaaaagtagcagttttcctttttattttaagagcCGATAATGAATTTTGACTTTACTTCCAGAGAACTGGTTTGTAATAAGTCTGGCTAGGACAACACATACAAATGTCAACTGTAATCCAAACAAATCCGATTACTTTTATAAGGGAGGTGGAGTTCATTCATCATGACCAAAGTACACGAGACTCTAGCCAAGCTGTGGCTTCCACCATTAAAGCAAGCGTAGGTTACAGACTGAAGCAGTAGTTTCGCCTCCTTTACAAACCTCCACTTGGTGAATGCCCTCTTCACATCCAGCTCTCCAGAAACGGGGTTCACCAGGGGGTGAAAGATGGGGATATCAAACACCACCCGCTGCAGGAAAGACACCAACACAGGCGTGTTTTCAGAGTCCCATACAGCACCATTCATACTGCCCTAACTACTTTTCCCTGAGGAGGACCTGTTGTGATGCAATTTCAATACCATTTAAAAGACACACCCACATGAAGGAGCCACAGGAAAAGGTAAGAGGAGCTTAGTTTTAGTGAAATACTGCATTGCTAAACGATACCACTACATGGCTAATAAACCAAACAGCTCTGTTCTGGTAGATTGGTTCTATACACACTTTCATGTGGGATATACGCACAATGCTACATGAACTGGAGCTGTTCAAGTGCTAAACCTACACAGTAAGAaatgcacacagagcaacaactgtccataaacaaaccaaagtgaacagtttattttaattttttactcTTCAGTAAGATCACCAGCTCCAAAATATTGGGTGTGGTTGGAGAattatgtacattaaaaaaaacaaaaaaacaaaacaaaaaaaacaacccttgTGATGCAAAAAAAGGGTCTTATCCATTCATGCATCCAGTGAAGAAAAAACAGTGATCTGTTGACCTCAGAGCAAGGTGTGCAGGACAATGAAGCACAAATATGAAGCAAAGCAAGAATGCAGCTTCAATTTTGACTGCTCTGAAGCAGAGATATTCAGCAATATGCCAACAAGGCAGATAAACATGGACAACTGGTCAACTGGGCATTTGCTCGAGTGTACacttattttaagaataaataacCTTAACCAAATGCATTAGCTCGTGTGCACTTATGCATACGTCACGAACACTAAAATACAAACTTTTGTTCAGCACAGTAAAAATTGGCTTTGGAATGATGCATTTTTCGGTTATCACTGAACCCTGCACAGGTCACCGTTTTCACATGTGGATTTCCACTTTACCAACCATGATTAAGCAGAAACAAAAACCTCTCGGCATCTGCCCCGCCCATGACGAGTAAGGAAATGCAGGCCAGACTAGCCCCTGGGCAGCGCACGCAAGACACCCAGAACCTGCATGTGAAACCACTGTGAGCTGTGCTGGTGCTGACGACAGCAGAACTCACAGGACAGTCTCCATCGGGGTAGTTGTCCGGAATGTAGACGGTGAACTTAAAAACGCCGTCCTGGTACAAGCCGTGTCGGATGAAAATCACGCCAAACCACACTGAGAGAGACAAACGCAGACACTTAGCAAGACCAGAGTTACTTCCAAGagtgtatttaaaaatcacatggtGTATATGCTGATTATATGAACTGAACCAACATGGCTAGCTGTTTTCATTGGAGGGATAACTCACTGAAGCTTGCAGACATTACGCAACGCATCATAGCaagattttaaaatggaaagccAATGTTGAACTGTTTAGATTGTCGTTcttgattggggggggggggggggggggggggggcgcagcTAAATGTGTCGTACGAAACACATTAGTGGGTAGCAGGGCTAGAGTTGGTGAAAAGACTTCAGCGTTAAACCAAATAAGAATGCTGAAACGTCTCAGCTGAGATACTGGGCAAAGATCAACCTGCGAAACCGCCCGAGTGACCTTTAATCAAGACGTGAGGGCAGGGGAGCGCTTACTGAGAGCTGATCTGTAGGAGGGCTGGACATAGATGCCTGGGAGTTTCTGCTTTATCACCAGCGTACTGCAAAACAGAGCAGCGTCAACAGGGAGAAGAGGTCATACCGTAGCATTCAGCCACAGAAACGCAGCGCCCCAGATTCCTTCCCTACGCATGCGGCCAGGCAGCATGACCCAAGCTGACCCAAAAAAAGGCACATACAACTCGGCGAGAAGCGAGTACTCCAGGTAGAAAGGTCCGTAGGAGGCGTGCGTGCCGTTGGCAGCCTGGGCGGCGGACGCAGGCGAGGACGGCTTCGTGATGGGGAGCGCGTTCTTGGGGATGGAGGGCAGCTGCTTCTTGCCAAAGGGATGACGGGCAGGGCTGATCCTGGGCTCTCCCGCACCGCCCTGCTCCTCGCTGTCAGATCTCTGGGCAAAGGAGACAGTAGAGGAAAAGCTGACTAAGGATGTGTTAACTTCACAGAGGTCTGCAGTACTAGCACAAGATTAGACCCGCCACCGAAGCCGGCCAGTCGAGGTCTTGACCCAAGCTGCTTTTCATTAAAGACTGAACTGTGATTTCTGTTTCATTAAGTTGCTGCTAAATTGTAGCCAGCCCAAGTCAGTGCAAATTGTGTCAGGGATCTGTGCAACAGATGATAGAAGGGACACTTCTCTAGACGAGACAAAAAGATATCACTATACCTGCAGCGGTAAAACTCTCAAGTCATAAGAGAAATGTTGTGAGGTTGGTAACAAAGGAACCAAGTGCATTTCTACTAAAGCATTATAACGGCAAAGATAAGATCACCCATACATCTGAACCTCCCTTCTTGGGAGCACAGCTGTTGACTAGGGATGTTCAGTTCAAGCGGCTGACCATCAGGCACTAATGAGGGTCTTGTACCTGAAACGACCTGAAAACTCCTTCATGGCGAAGAAAGGTATTAAAGAGTGCATGAAAGCCTCCATGTAAACCCTCACTGGACATTAGAATTAGAACAAGTCATAGAATTCTAACAAATCATAGGCTGAATCCTTCCTCTCGCCATGGTACTCACCATTTCAACACAAAATTCAGAttaacagtgaaacagtgagGACTGCCTACTACGACAAACCATGAACTTGTGCAGGAACCAGCCCAGAGCAGCTCTGCAGCAGTCAGACTGCAAAAGACCCGAGACATGAGGAGGAATGCTGAACACAATAGGGGAACCTGGAACCTGCCAGCTGGAAGGAAGTGGACCACGATTGGCAACGAGCACAGGGACAACCAGGAGTCAGCAAATCTTCCAGCATTACGGCTCAATTTCACCTTCATCACTACAGCATTGGAACTGCTGAGTCCCCAGACTAGTCCGcaccaaattaaaacaaaaacatcagcaatgagggtggtggtggagaaaccacacacacctcccttaTTCACAGTAAGCAAACTTTCAAGATACCAAAACAATccagacacacccacaaataACCATACACTGGATTTCTTCACCAAGAATTTCACTCGGGTTAATATGAGTGAAACCACCCTTAACCTGCCAAACCCGTCACTTATGATTCCAAGTCACAAATTAACCAAGTCACAAATGCAAAGCCCTTAGTCTTCTAGCCATAAAAGGACAGACCACCACACAACCTCagaaatacaagaaaaaaagtcaaaagaatACAGCCAACAGTGGGCACACATTCAAGCAGGCCTCCTCATATGAAGAACATTCTGACCTGCAAACGCCCTCTGGACCGAGTCATGTGCATTTTACACAGAAATTGGACCCAAACCAGCGAAGGTAAGAGTCGAAATGAGCAGAAAAACGATGGCTCATGCCTTACCTTACGACCGGCGTTCGTCGACATGCTCCAGAAAGGGTTCATTACTCATTGAGCTAGAGCAGGGTGTGCTTCTATGCCTCTTGATGGCATCCGCAGAATtcactgactgacacacacacacacacacacacacacacacacacacacacacacacacacacacacacacacacgtgacgaGCGTCCCAAGGCCCAGACAACAGTCTGCCACCCGATATGGTATGACAGCTGCTGACAATCTTAAACTGCTGAATAATGTTCACTTATAGACAAATAACTACAACTTGCATCTGGATAGCAACAGTTTTTAGCTAGGCTACATCTTTATCCAAGCGACTCGACGTGGTCAGTTGTAGATATGATTTTGCCAACGTTTGTAATGATGGGAGAGAGAATATAGTGACTGTGATCGACATTAAACGCTATGCAGTAACCCCAACCCTGGGTAGCTAGCTGGATAGCTAGTCAGTACTATATGGATTTAAAACGTTTCAAAATTAACACAGGTGTCGACATAATAGTTAAGGTTAACTGGTTAGCCAGCCATCAAGCGATCTGGTCACTTCCTTAACGCTGGCAGGACGATCTTAAGAAATCGTTTAATCAACAAAACTGAGAGCAAACCTCAGATGTGCAGTGATGACCTAACCCTAGCTAGCCACCGATTTAGCCGAGATAACGCTAACGTTATGGGAAAGCTCTGCAAATAAGAAAGTGTGACCGTTAACCTAGCTAGATATCTGATAGAAACAGACGCGCAAAACCGAAGACACATTACTGTGTAGCGTGTTCACCTCCCAGACTGGCTGTTAATCTCAGATGTTGGCGGGTCTGGATTAGCAAACAGCTAAATACTCCAGAGAGGTTACGGCACCAACATACCTAAACGTCTCACTACCTTGATAAACAGGCGGGTCATGGTTCTGGAGAAGCCCTCATTGGCTGTTGAACCCCGGCCTAATTCCAGAGCCCTACGTGATTGGCTATCAATCTGTCAATCTCTGATTAAAGAACCAGAACACTAGGTgggttagcttgctagctaaagATAGAGGTTAACGCTGAAAGATATTCAGTAAGCAGtgacacatatatttatatagagaACGACAGCAGGCGTTTCACTTCACGTCAGATATATACACAAGATACTTTACATCCCGTTATTAAGAGAGACAGCGCTATTGTTATCGATTTCAAGCTGAACGTTAATAAAAAGTTAAGCGACCGCCGCTGGCATGCAAGATATTTTTGCACGGGACAGACGCATTTGAATGAAGTGATAACATAATCTCTTACCTTACTAAACTCAGGAAATctgagacatttttaaagctcgTTAGCTAACTATCGTACATATCTGCCCTGTTTTAGCGTTATTTTCCCTGCTGACCAGTGAACGCGCTACTTTCCTGCCATTGGTTTATACTGGGATACGCGGACTCCTATTGCTCCCCTTCCCTATCACTCATTTCAGGTCAACATGGTGGATTTGTATTGGCCTTTGGCCGTTAAGGGCGGGCTTTAGTCTGTAACCTTGCCAAACACTTCAGAATAATTCACACAGCAGTGAGGATGAGGGTTACATATTTGATAGCAATAATCATATGCATCCATAGTCTTGTTCTCAAGATgcatgtaaaagtaaaaaatccATGTTCCTGACTACCGTATCGTTGGCAGGACATATTTAGATGGCAGGTCAATGCTGCCAGCATTAATGCCATGCTCTGCCATCTAAGGTAATATCCAGGTAGCACTTAGGCCGCAAGGTCAGCATGCGGAAACTGATCAGCGATGAATGGGGGCTGCCTGCCAACAGCTGGGTCACAGCCTATAACTGTTAAGAAGTGATCTTCAGTGTAGGTTACAGAGCAGGTTGATATAATAATGCGGCTGGTGAATCTGTAATGGCATTACTAGAATATGTGGCGATGGAAATGTTTCTCAGTTTTTGCACCATTCGCATAAGCTCTGCAAGACCAAGAAAAGTTTCAAATTTGCAGGCTGCAAAGATACTTAAAAGCAGTCAAGCACAAGGTTGGATGTTCAGTTCGACGTCGCTCTCCATAGAAAACAACGCTGAAACAGGCCTGGACGTAGATACTGATGGCTGTTAGCTTGTACGGGTGAtaacgagagaaagagacaatgGAATCGAGGTTTGCGGTGGCGGTTCCACGAATACTGGGAGcaccaaaactaaacaaataaacaagcatgGGGCATAGATTCAAACCGTGAAGATTCTGACAATGCGCGGTATTGTCAAATTCACCAAGAGACACAAGCTCAGAAACTGAGCCCGATAGTtattcttttttcagttttctaatGATTTATTCAGTATACAACAGCAGGGGGAGACACACTCTAGGATATGCGATCCAGTGGTTTTCTGTCCAAGGTCTCAGTGGTCCTGAACATTTGTTTCCTCTGCGTTATTACATCTGATTTGTCCCATGAACGGATCAATAATCACTTGATTACTGGAATTGAAAGTCCTGGAACAGGGATGTATGTATTTGAGTCCCCAGGCCTGGGGTTGAACTCCACTGGCTTTGAACTCTCAATGCGATTAACTAAAACTGAATACTGATGTAAGCAGTCTGAGAGAAATGTGTCTGAAACAATGTGCTTGACATGGTGAAAAAATCTTACCAGTCAGTTGCTGTCCAAAACACTGTCTTTATCCTATCTCTGTATGGTCTGGTTCTTGTGAAAATATCTGTCTGGGTGTCTGGTGTTCCTGAAAAGATCTCCGTGGGTGAATAAAACAGAATCATTCTTATCTGATCTAAGATAGAAAGCCACATTATTTGTTCCCCACTGCTTGTGCTCAGACTCTTCATAGGACGGCAGCGTACAGGTGAGCTCCAGAGACCTGTGAGGTTGTGCAGCAAATCAGACGAACCCTCCATTACTTCCTCTGTTGATTTCATCAAACAGCTTGACTGGAATAATTCCATTTATTCAGCAGCAGGGAATTTCTATAGAAACCTGCCAGCAGCGTGATCGTGTTGCTTTCATCCGCCAGGTAAGAACCGCAGATTAGATACTGGATATTAGTACATCCAAGCCCATAAAGGTATATGGTGGGGTTTGTTCTGCTGACAGTGTAAATTGTTCTTGGCAAGTTCCTGCTTGGCTTGGGGAAACTTTTATGACATGGTGGGTTTCCCAGGGAATCGCTTGGATTTCTCACTTGTAATCAGGATGCTTGATGGAGCTGGTATACAGTGcagggctgtttgtttgttattgtccctaatttattttctgtaatgcACCAGCAAGCTTCAGTGTATGatgtttgattgattgatttcttGACCCTTTTTATTGATAATcattaaggagaaaaaaaaacctaatttaCTGCTTCACCGATTTACTTAATTGAGGAAAATGACATTGTCCAAATTTGAAAGGAGGAACTAATTATTGACTTCATTATTGCTTAATTGTCTGGTTCCATTTTGTTTCCACTACACTCCGTTAATAAAGGTAATTGGCCTGTGGTTTCTCCGTGCGGTCAGTAAACAGCGCAAGGTCACAAGCCTCTTTGACACTTTCAAAATCAAGAACTCCATTAACGCAAATGAGTTTGCATCCATTTGGGCTCCTCTGGCATTTCCAAAACATACGACATAAAAGGGGTGAAAGCTGGGAGCCACGCCGCGTTACTCCGACATCCTTCTGTCCTCGGCGGCTTGGCCGTCTGAGACGTACCGACGGTGCGAGAGAGGCTTGGCGCGTCGACTGGCAAGCGCGTTAACTCCAGCCAAACAATTCGGCAGCTGGATTGGAGCTAATCTTTTAAATGATAACTTGATACTGAGCAGAAGACAAGGAGACGCTGAACTTTTAATATCCTCCCCGCTCAAACGAAAGTGTTTAATATTCATAGATAATTTGCTCATAAAGGCAGCACCACAGAAGACTCACTCAGGGGGAGGTGTAACACgtgaggcgggggggggggggggggggggggtcaggggcTGTCGCATAGGGTCAGACCCGGCAGACTCTGGGATTCTGTGCTGGACCAAGACAACGGCTGCTTTTCTTCCAAAACGTGAGAGGATGCGGCTACGCTGCGTGGGACTTGGTCAGGGAGCCCTGCCTTATTGCAGCTGCCATCGTCTGATGTGGATCGTGTGTGAAAACGTCAAGATCCCCCAAACATTCAAAAGACcatttgtaaaatgaaaacatcgATGATTAAGAACGTGATCGTGAGGCATGTTCCGGAGTCCACTCCACGCTACCATGTAGCCTGTCTTCTCCTGAGCCTATCCTGCAGTCCACGGTGGTTGAACCGCGGAAGAAAAATGTCTGTCTTTCGTTCTCGATGTCACTCTCGTCCTCTCGGAAGCCCTGCTCGTCCTGATCTGCAATTTGGTTTAGCTGACAGTTAAAAATCACAATTGGCAGCCCCTGGTGAAATGTGCCAAAGCAGCAGAAGCCATAAAGGAGGCAGAACGGATGACTTCACGTCCGGATAATAAGTAATAACAATGTTAGTTTGAATAAGAAAAGGCAAAGGCTGCATTCAAATGCAATATTCATTGTCAGAATATGCGTGACTGGGGAGTGAggggcgagagacagagagagagagagagagagagagagagagagagagagagagagagagagagagagagagagagagacagacagagagagagagagagagagagagagacagagagagacagagagagacagacagacagacagacagacagacagagagagagagagagagagagagacagagagagacagacagacagacagacagacagagagagagagagagagagagagagagagagagagagagagagagacagacagacactgagagagagagagagagagagagagagagagagagagagagagagagagagagagagagagaaagagaaaacccCAGATACCTCATAGAGCAATGGGCTTGTCTTTTCCCTTAGGCTACGGACTGGCTAACACCTCAATGCAGCAATTATTTGCTGTAATGACTGCAGTTCAAATAAGCCTGGAGATTTTATTAAACCAAATGAGGGAATCTTCAGTGTATTACCACCTCGTGATTGACAGTGACAAGTGTTGGGCCGGCTCCGAAGTGAGCGTGATGAAGAAGCTTCCGGCAAAGCTCTCAATAATGTTCCCCCGATAAAGTTGCCTGTTGAACCCCtgccaagagagagagagagagagagagagagagagtctagaTGCATATTAATTCTCAAGGCTGAGCCATGGTTAGGGGTTGGAGGGGAGACATTGGGTCAGGTAATCTGACTTGGCTCGCAGCCTCTTACACCCTGTGAGTGGCATTTTACCGcactaatgaaaaaaaaaaggggaatcCACTTCTGTGTACACAGATTTTACTGTGtgataataatgaaaaataatgataaaagaaaaattttcatattaaaagtaaaaggTCATTCAAAGCTTGCCTAAGCTGCAACCTTTACTACAGAAtcaagaaatggagagagagagagagagagagacagagagagagcgagagagagagagagagagagcgagagagagagagagagagagagagagagactgatgatgagctgaaacagtgCACTTTGTTTCCTTCAGCCAGCACAATAAAACCTggcttttgtctgtgtgttgcagCAGGCAGTGGTGTCTTATATAAAACACCCGCAAAAGAACTCGCCTGACAGCGCCTGGTGTAAACTCCGACTAATTTCACACACATAGTATTGGGATGGGTGCAATGCTCATCAAAAAATCTGATTCTCAACAACATATTCAATAGTCGATTAATCAATACCGAACTGATTATTCATACCATTAGTAATGCAAAACCACAGGAT includes:
- the aktip gene encoding AKT-interacting protein isoform X2 — protein: MNPFWSMSTNAGRKRSDSEEQGGAGEPRISPARHPFGKKQLPSIPKNALPITKPSSPASAAQAANGTHASYGPFYLEYSLLAEFTLVIKQKLPGIYVQPSYRSALMWFGVIFIRHGLYQDGVFKFTVYIPDNYPDGDCPRVVFDIPIFHPLVNPVSGELDVKRAFTKWRYDKDIQLFKSKVVDGVKLCNSHLFDQPKMDDPYAISFSPWNPAVHEEAREKMFTHKRRPEDHPKGLQVSGLSWVKPGSTQPFSKDEYPLQT
- the aktip gene encoding AKT-interacting protein isoform X1, whose translation is MNPFWSMSTNAGRKRSDSEEQGGAGEPRISPARHPFGKKQLPSIPKNALPITKPSSPASAAQAANGTHASYGPFYLEYSLLAEFTLVIKQKLPGIYVQPSYRSALMWFGVIFIRHGLYQDGVFKFTVYIPDNYPDGDCPRVVFDIPIFHPLVNPVSGELDVKRAFTKWRRNHNHIWQVLMYARTVFYKINTMEPLNPEAAVLYDKDIQLFKSKVVDGVKLCNSHLFDQPKMDDPYAISFSPWNPAVHEEAREKMFTHKRRPEDHPKGLQVSGLSWVKPGSTQPFSKDEYPLQT